A segment of the Bacteroidales bacterium genome:
GTTCACATTAAATTATTAAAAATTACACTTTATGATTAAAAAACTTATTTTATCGGGAATAATACTATTTATTCTCTTATCAATTCAACAGGTAGATGCTTGTTCTACATTTTGCTTAAAAGACAGTAAAAGCATAGTATTCGGTCGAAGTTACGATTGGAACATCGGCTATGGGTACATGATGACAAACCTCAGAAACGTTAAGAAAACAAGATTTCTCCCATACGATGAAAAGCTAACTACTTGGACATCAAAATATGGTAGCGTAACATTTAACCAATATGGAAAAGAATACCCAATTGGGGGTATGAACGAAATGGGATTAGTTATTGATGTAATGACATTAAAAGATACCTATTATCCTAATCCTGATGAAAGATCGGCTATAGATGAGCTAGGCTGGGTTCAATATCAATTAGATAATTCAGCCTCAATACAAGATGTAATTGAAAGTAATATAACAATCAGAATTTCCAACAAGACATTCGTAAAACTCCATTTTCTTGTTAGCGATGCTTCAGGTAGAACACTGGCGGTTGAATTCCTGAATGGTGTTGCGACGTTCCACTACGATGAGAATTTACCATATAAATGCTTAACAAATAGCACTTATGATAACTCATTGACCTATCTTTCTAATCACATCGGTTTTGGAGGCGAAACACCTGTTGATTACCAGAACCATATATCTGCAAACTCACTTGAACGATTTGCTATTTGTGCCGACATGCTAAATAAATACAAAGAGGACATAAATACATCAATAATAGATTACTCTTTTGATATTTTAAATAATGTAAAAGACGAGGTTAGATCACAGTTTCAGATAGTTTATGATCTAAAAAATAAGGAAATCCATTTTCGTTCGCTTCAATCAAGCAATATAAAAACGGTGAACCTTAGCAGCTTTGATTTCGACTGCACTTCCAAACCCATGATGATTGATGTTAACACCACATTTGATGGGAATATTTTCAATAAATTTAGCCAGTACGACTCCACAGCAAATAGAGAGCTGATAATAAAGGCCTATCGTGAAACAGGAATAAAATTACCCGAAAACATAATTCTAAAAATAGCCAGATGGCCAGAGAATATTACTTGTTCTCAATAGAATTTTGAAAGTTGAATTACTTTGCTTTTTGAAAGGAAAATAGATGACAACCATCTATTTTCCTTTCTGCATTCTATATAGTTCATACCAATTTTGGGTGTAAGTATTTTTGTTATTATTATTGAAAATAGTGTGTAAACCCCTATTTTTTATAGGCAGTTAAATGATGACGCAACATTTATCTTATTTTTTCATCTATTATAAAAAAATAAGATATGAAATCTAGAATAGTATTAACTCAAATTCTTCTTTTAGCAACTTTTATTTCTTGTAATAAAGAAAAACAAGAGCGAAAAGTGACATGTACAAATCTTTATGATTATGCCTATTCGGAAAACTGCCCAATTGGCTCACTATGCACAACCAGTATATGTAATGAATATCAAGCAATTTGGAAGGAACTTTTTTTAGAAAAAAATAATTTAAGTGAAAGTTACTTCAATGACCATATCATTCTTTGCCAATCTGATACAATTACTTGGATGGATGGTATTTCATTTAGTATTTGCTATAAAGTAAAAATAGGTTGGGCTATTGCATGGAATTGCGATCAATTTATTATTAAAATTAAAAATGGAAATAGTCTCTATCCTTCGATTAATATACCGAGAGACGAATATCTATCAAAAGAAAATATTCGAATTGCAATTGATAATCATGCTTTTTCTTCAAACATGACAGCCATTTCTAATGATGAAGTATTGAAATTCACCAACAGTGAAATTGCATTAGACAAAATGATAAAAGATGCAAATGTCAGTACTTTATGTACCCGTTCGGTTTTCATTAATGATTTGGGACATATCAGCATAGAAGCTAATGCGGAATATGTTAATGAAGTTAACTTATGTATTGTTGGAACTATTGACTTAATAAATGGGAACACTCACTTTTATGATACCATGTGTAGAATATATTAACTACCTCTTTCCCCGGCAATTCTAATTCTACTTTGACAGATTAGAAAAACACACGAAAAATCAACCTAATTTGCTCCTATCCCTAAAGGGTGTAGGTTGATTTTTCTGCTTTCTCCCTTTAGGGTAAGGGGTAAAAAAGTAGAACCGAAGTGAAACGAGTTCGACGAATTCAAAAATCAAGTATAAACGTAATCTGTCAAAGTAGAACTAAGTAAATAAAACAAAAATCATAGTATTCGGCTTATTCTAAGTTGAATATGGGTTTATATAATAAATCTATAAAAAATAAATTCATCTTAAACTCCAAATTATTTAAAAACTATTATTGAGAAAAATTATATTTGAAATAAATCATTAATTTAGAAAATATGAAAGAAAGTAAACTCTCAAAATCAATTACTGGTAAAGCATTTACTGTATTTTTATTATTGCTAGTTTTATTTTTTAGCAGTTGTGATCCGCAAGATGGAAGCGGTCGTAAAAATATGGTTTCTGGGAAATGGCATATCCCGCAATTTGGAGCCCCAATGAATAGTTTAAACCTATACCTTCGTGAGGAGAAAGGAACAGGTAAGGTTACGGGTCGAAACGCAAATGGTAATTTTACTGTTAAAGGAAAAATGAGTGGGTATTCTTTCATTGGATCTTGGGAGGATTCAAACTTAATGCCTCCGAACAACAAAGGAACTTTTTTTATGGATTTTAATAACGATTGTTCATTATTTAAAGGAAAAATACAATTTAGAAAAGCCACAGGACTTGCTGATGATGAGTTTGAAGGCAAAAGCGTTCCCCTATCTATGGGCGAAGCAATGAGAAATGGCGTTATTACAAATGAAGATTTAAAGCAAAATAAAAAATAGAAAGGGTTTTAAAAATACGAATCATTTACGAAAAAGGAATTTGTTTGGGTTTTCAAAAACAAATCAAATCGTTATTTTTCTTTCCGTTGAGTCAAGGCTTTAAGCAAAAAAAACAAAAACGTATAGTTGGATTTAGGTTTGTGAATTGTACCTTCATCCAACTATTTTTATTAGGCTTCGCCTATAATCATTGTTTGATAAGGCAAAAAGGGTTGGTTTCATGATTTAGGAGCATCAAAACACCG
Coding sequences within it:
- a CDS encoding linear amide C-N hydrolase, which encodes MIKKLILSGIILFILLSIQQVDACSTFCLKDSKSIVFGRSYDWNIGYGYMMTNLRNVKKTRFLPYDEKLTTWTSKYGSVTFNQYGKEYPIGGMNEMGLVIDVMTLKDTYYPNPDERSAIDELGWVQYQLDNSASIQDVIESNITIRISNKTFVKLHFLVSDASGRTLAVEFLNGVATFHYDENLPYKCLTNSTYDNSLTYLSNHIGFGGETPVDYQNHISANSLERFAICADMLNKYKEDINTSIIDYSFDILNNVKDEVRSQFQIVYDLKNKEIHFRSLQSSNIKTVNLSSFDFDCTSKPMMIDVNTTFDGNIFNKFSQYDSTANRELIIKAYRETGIKLPENIILKIARWPENITCSQ